A section of the Methanobrevibacter arboriphilus JCM 13429 = DSM 1125 genome encodes:
- the hdrC gene encoding CoB--CoM heterodisulfide reductase subunit C — MSVFKRLKALFTGSNNDVVENNSEDKVLDRKKSGEPSDLRPEQTNSNTKEEKEALSSTNKNSQDVSKKANYTKSTETENIKIEVVEVENPTITSKNKSKNKPSETKEKIEEKVEGVKEDIKEVADEVKNSIEDTIEKADKVKSVDEKADDSEDEDTEDHSDNDSKNKEEKRDTMTLLNEEEKLTLGNVDPEFTQIFKDAGIDSVEICFQCGTCTGGCPSGRRTPYRVRQLVRKCLMGLKDEVISDDSLWMCSTCYTCQERCPREIKIVEIVKMARNVAAQNGFMAPAHKATGSFVIKTGHGVPINDATKELRKRVGLDELPPTTHSHPEALEEVQKICEITGFDDLIGFNKATGELE; from the coding sequence ATGTCTGTTTTCAAACGTCTAAAGGCTCTATTTACAGGGTCAAACAATGATGTAGTTGAGAATAATTCTGAAGATAAGGTATTGGATCGGAAAAAATCAGGTGAACCATCTGATTTGAGACCTGAACAGACAAACTCAAATACAAAAGAAGAAAAAGAAGCTTTATCTTCTACAAATAAAAATTCTCAAGATGTTTCTAAAAAAGCTAATTATACTAAATCTACTGAAACTGAAAATATTAAAATTGAAGTAGTTGAGGTAGAAAATCCAACAATAACTTCTAAAAATAAATCTAAAAATAAACCTTCTGAAACTAAAGAAAAAATTGAAGAAAAGGTTGAAGGGGTCAAAGAAGATATTAAAGAAGTTGCTGATGAAGTTAAAAATAGTATTGAAGATACTATTGAGAAAGCTGATAAAGTTAAATCTGTAGATGAAAAAGCTGATGATTCTGAAGATGAAGATACTGAAGATCATTCAGATAATGATTCTAAGAATAAAGAAGAAAAGAGAGATACTATGACTCTATTAAATGAAGAAGAAAAATTAACATTAGGAAATGTTGATCCAGAATTTACTCAAATATTTAAAGATGCTGGAATTGACTCTGTAGAAATTTGTTTCCAATGTGGAACTTGTACTGGTGGATGTCCTTCTGGAAGAAGAACTCCATACAGAGTAAGACAATTAGTACGAAAATGTCTTATGGGATTAAAAGATGAAGTAATTTCTGATGATTCCTTATGGATGTGTAGTACTTGTTATACTTGCCAAGAAAGATGTCCTCGTGAAATCAAAATTGTAGAAATAGTCAAAATGGCAAGAAATGTTGCTGCACAAAACGGATTTATGGCTCCTGCACACAAGGCTACTGGTTCTTTTGTTATAAAAACTGGTCATGGTGTACCAATTAATGATGCAACCAAAGAACTTAGAAAAAGAGTTGGACTTGATGAATTACCACCAACTACTCACTCCCACCCAGAAGCTTTAGAAGAAGTACAAAAAATCTGTGAAATTACTGGATTCGATGACTTAATTGGATTCAACAAAGCTACTGGAGAGCTTGAATAA
- a CDS encoding DUF749 domain-containing protein, with product MFIATLGGIFKFKDIPEEYGPYVQFKATIEKREVKDDDEIAILDITGTESHHVLFLDSYDNIEQIKHELEDADAKVNHTTLKIIEGHLS from the coding sequence ATGTTTATAGCGACATTGGGTGGAATATTTAAGTTTAAGGATATACCTGAGGAATATGGTCCTTATGTACAGTTTAAAGCTACAATTGAAAAAAGAGAAGTCAAAGATGATGATGAAATAGCTATATTGGATATTACTGGGACAGAAAGTCATCATGTTCTTTTTTTAGATTCTTATGATAATATTGAGCAGATTAAACATGAATTAGAAGATGCAGATGCGAAAGTTAATCATACTACTCTAAAGATAATAGAGGGACATTTAAGTTAA
- a CDS encoding type II toxin-antitoxin system VapC family toxin, which translates to MIFLDANFLINLYVETNNEHERANEIYNLIENEEKIISNLVIMEVITVMNIKLKLDLDLISEVYEELNIAYKVLNDTNFYNKGFDILKREFNRNKEKISLFDCVYVALMKDLGIEKIATFDDHFDNIEGIVKIC; encoded by the coding sequence ATGATTTTTTTAGATGCTAACTTCTTAATTAATTTATATGTTGAAACAAATAATGAGCATGAAAGAGCTAATGAAATATATAATTTAATTGAGAATGAAGAAAAGATAATATCTAATCTTGTAATAATGGAAGTTATAACTGTTATGAACATTAAATTAAAGCTAGACCTAGATTTAATATCAGAAGTTTATGAAGAATTGAATATTGCTTATAAAGTTTTAAATGATACTAATTTTTATAATAAAGGATTTGATATACTTAAAAGGGAATTTAATAGAAATAAAGAAAAAATATCTTTATTTGACTGTGTATATGTGGCATTAATGAAAGATTTAGGTATTGAAAAGATAGCTACTTTTGATGATCATTTTGATAATATTGAGGGCATTGTTAAAATTTGTTGA
- a CDS encoding DUF2096 domain-containing protein, whose protein sequence is MLPIEQNWLILVELLTDLKKRGMDIPSSVNKDISLLKTSINFYKKDMSHPDMIKEFDKANIKITEIQDKLLGYAEEVNDDYYKDWIDKLRRANLGEEIYKQAESSSKFVGGAPPGFSSAKIHLKKPISEDRTQEIAEYFNLIIEFEDDITIAIYGDSENIKKALKEFAPFFNE, encoded by the coding sequence GTGTTACCTATTGAACAAAATTGGTTAATTTTAGTCGAACTTCTTACTGACCTTAAAAAAAGAGGAATGGATATTCCTAGTTCTGTTAATAAAGATATAAGTCTTCTCAAGACGTCTATTAATTTCTATAAAAAAGACATGTCACATCCTGACATGATTAAAGAGTTTGATAAAGCTAATATTAAAATTACAGAGATTCAAGATAAACTTCTTGGATATGCTGAAGAAGTTAATGATGATTATTATAAGGATTGGATTGATAAATTAAGAAGAGCTAATCTAGGTGAAGAAATTTACAAACAGGCAGAGTCCTCTTCTAAATTTGTTGGAGGTGCTCCTCCAGGATTTTCCTCTGCAAAGATTCATCTTAAAAAACCAATATCTGAAGATCGTACTCAAGAAATAGCTGAATATTTTAATCTTATAATAGAATTTGAGGATGATATTACTATAGCTATTTATGGTGATTCTGAAAATATAAAAAAAGCATTAAAAGAGTTCGCTCCTTTTTTTAATGAATAA
- a CDS encoding archaeosine tRNA-ribosyltransferase, with the protein MVEKFEIKSHDGPGRLGKLGEIQTPAIFDEKEIKNILADDEQTAYNIEREIAEWGVRRTIEKAKNEKNENPNSRIAVIQGSKYVDLRIECGKKLEELGYNGLIIANGDDLLLHPRDLVNLIVELRKNLKPNTYLIFTFAECSFIPLLSYMGIDGFLSGSDEYYSYLNVLTTPTKNYDLEVYKLSEMNQKQITECNKKTLDFVTSEVREHMKNKALRNLIEERGVTSPQNASALRILDKYHQDYLQENTQLY; encoded by the coding sequence ATGGTAGAAAAATTTGAAATAAAAAGTCATGATGGACCAGGAAGACTTGGAAAACTTGGAGAAATCCAAACACCAGCAATATTCGATGAAAAAGAGATCAAAAATATATTAGCTGATGATGAACAAACAGCATATAATATTGAAAGAGAAATAGCTGAATGGGGAGTTAGAAGAACTATCGAGAAAGCTAAAAATGAGAAAAATGAAAATCCCAACTCTAGGATAGCTGTTATTCAAGGCTCAAAATATGTTGATTTAAGAATTGAATGTGGAAAAAAACTTGAAGAGCTTGGATACAATGGACTCATAATAGCTAATGGAGATGACTTGTTATTACATCCCCGAGACCTTGTTAACTTAATAGTAGAACTTAGAAAAAACCTTAAACCAAACACTTACCTCATATTTACATTTGCAGAATGTTCATTCATACCCCTGCTTTCCTATATGGGAATAGATGGATTCTTAAGTGGATCAGATGAATATTATAGCTATTTAAATGTATTAACAACTCCGACTAAAAATTATGATTTAGAAGTCTATAAACTATCTGAAATGAATCAAAAACAGATAACTGAATGTAACAAGAAGACTCTTGACTTTGTAACAAGTGAAGTAAGAGAACATATGAAAAATAAGGCTCTTAGAAACCTCATTGAAGAAAGAGGAGTTACAAGTCCACAAAATGCATCTGCACTTAGAATTCTAGATAAATATCATCAAGATTATTTACAAGAAAATACTCAATTATATTAG
- a CDS encoding RecQ family ATP-dependent DNA helicase: protein MESKQLLKNYFGYDSFISGQEDLINYILSGKDVLGIMPTGSGKSICYQLPGLIFDGLTIVVSPLISLMKDQVNILKASGIDAAYINSSLSPSEYYSVINDINSGKYKIIYIAPERLESEDFLEIVEKNKISMVAVDEAHCVSQWGHDFRPSYLKIRDFISKLEGTPVISAFTATATENVKKDIVKKIGLKEAEIVNTGYDRENLYFEVRKPKKKFQELLKILVSEEGSSGIIYCNTRKAVEEVYSKLIDDGYNVTRYHAGLAKNERNINQEKFILDEMPIIVATNAFGMGIDKSNVNFVIHYNMPKNLENYYQEAGRAGRDGSPAKCILLYSPQDVMINKFLIEKTAEYDYKNDELKKKVINQNFQLLNKIQEYCTTRDCYRQYILNYFGENTNGYCGNCFNCTGDFDELDVEEETFHIISAINYINNLNKSFGKGIITNILKGSNTKKIRDLGLDKSPAFNKLNHKSKEEIALIIDFLVNKKYLRISGNRYPVIKLGKNYEDIINGLVSLNMKISKDELNTFKEKTNNGKNNSKIVPNIDKTNIDKNLNKIDNNNINNVKINNDKIDKNKIDKSKTDKNKIDKSSQGNQNNDILFEKLRKLRLKLARDKNIPPFMIFHDSTLKNMCNELPISKSEFLEISGVGKNKLKNYGDLFINVIKEYIDKSTGSQENTYKSGIKKEYSFKKINSINSDNYGPENLYNNINVEYIDNEVKNKLEESKPQDDTFSPIEFNNKGKITFNNNSNKAFNNIIDSDIGTDNINDVNRDIDNNIDFNRGINNINNIIDSNESIDNIITSTDNIGDEKDNSIISDSIDNGLMEKIKNFVLENESKNIENPFNLSYEDLLEKKVDLLSLLKDGDRYLLAINHQIKEEDIRIMKIFNNLPKKEKEKHGKNKDTINVFKEFNLNVEVKVIKEMQKYVNFCHGLCQKRNKFN from the coding sequence ATGGAATCTAAACAACTTTTAAAGAATTATTTTGGTTATGATTCATTCATTTCAGGTCAGGAAGATTTGATTAATTATATTTTATCAGGTAAAGATGTTTTAGGGATAATGCCAACTGGTTCTGGAAAATCTATTTGTTATCAATTGCCTGGGCTAATTTTTGATGGGCTTACTATTGTTGTATCTCCACTTATTTCTTTAATGAAAGATCAGGTGAATATTCTTAAGGCAAGTGGTATTGATGCTGCTTATATTAATTCTTCTTTATCTCCTAGTGAATATTATTCTGTAATAAATGATATCAATAGTGGAAAATATAAAATTATTTATATTGCTCCAGAAAGATTGGAATCAGAGGATTTTTTAGAAATTGTTGAAAAAAATAAGATAAGTATGGTTGCGGTTGATGAAGCACATTGTGTTTCTCAGTGGGGGCATGATTTTAGACCTTCTTATCTTAAAATCCGTGATTTTATATCTAAACTTGAAGGAACCCCTGTTATATCTGCTTTTACAGCAACTGCTACTGAAAATGTTAAAAAGGATATTGTTAAAAAAATTGGTCTTAAAGAAGCTGAAATTGTTAATACTGGTTATGATAGGGAAAACTTGTATTTTGAAGTTCGAAAACCTAAGAAAAAATTTCAAGAACTTCTTAAGATATTAGTGTCTGAAGAGGGCAGTTCTGGTATAATTTATTGTAATACTCGAAAAGCAGTAGAAGAAGTATATAGTAAATTGATTGACGATGGATATAATGTAACTCGTTATCATGCAGGTTTAGCTAAAAATGAACGTAATATTAATCAAGAAAAGTTTATTTTAGATGAAATGCCTATTATTGTAGCTACTAATGCTTTTGGAATGGGAATAGATAAATCTAATGTAAATTTTGTTATCCATTATAATATGCCAAAAAATTTAGAAAATTATTATCAAGAAGCTGGTAGGGCAGGAAGGGATGGTTCACCAGCTAAATGTATTTTACTTTATTCTCCTCAAGATGTGATGATAAATAAATTTTTAATAGAGAAAACAGCTGAATATGATTATAAAAATGATGAATTAAAAAAGAAAGTGATAAATCAAAATTTTCAATTATTAAATAAAATTCAAGAATATTGTACAACAAGGGACTGTTATAGACAATATATACTAAATTATTTTGGTGAAAATACAAATGGTTATTGTGGGAATTGTTTTAATTGTACTGGAGATTTTGATGAATTAGATGTTGAAGAGGAAACATTTCACATAATCTCAGCTATAAACTATATCAATAATCTTAATAAAAGCTTTGGAAAAGGAATAATAACTAATATTTTAAAAGGAAGCAATACTAAAAAAATAAGAGATTTAGGGCTTGATAAAAGTCCTGCTTTTAATAAATTAAATCATAAGTCTAAAGAAGAAATTGCTTTAATCATTGATTTTTTAGTTAATAAAAAATATCTTAGGATTTCTGGTAATAGGTATCCTGTAATTAAATTAGGAAAGAATTATGAAGATATTATTAATGGTTTAGTATCTCTAAATATGAAAATTTCAAAGGATGAATTGAATACATTTAAAGAAAAAACAAACAATGGTAAAAATAATTCAAAAATTGTTCCTAATATTGATAAAACTAATATTGATAAAAATTTGAATAAGATAGATAATAATAATATAAATAATGTTAAGATAAATAATGATAAGATAGATAAGAATAAAATAGATAAAAGTAAGACTGATAAAAATAAAATAGATAAATCTTCTCAGGGTAATCAAAATAATGATATTTTGTTTGAAAAGCTAAGAAAACTTAGATTAAAACTTGCAAGAGATAAAAATATTCCTCCTTTTATGATTTTTCATGATTCTACTTTAAAAAATATGTGTAATGAATTGCCTATTTCTAAAAGTGAATTCTTAGAGATTTCTGGTGTAGGTAAAAATAAGTTAAAAAACTATGGAGATTTATTTATTAATGTGATAAAAGAGTATATTGATAAATCCACCGGATCTCAAGAAAATACTTATAAATCTGGAATAAAGAAAGAATATAGCTTTAAAAAAATTAACTCAATTAATTCAGATAATTATGGACCTGAAAATCTATATAACAATATTAATGTAGAATATATAGATAATGAAGTAAAAAATAAATTAGAAGAATCAAAACCTCAGGATGACACTTTTTCTCCTATAGAATTTAATAATAAAGGAAAAATCACATTTAATAATAATTCTAATAAAGCTTTTAATAATATTATTGATAGTGATATTGGTACTGATAATATTAATGATGTTAATAGGGATATTGATAATAATATTGATTTTAATAGGGGTATTAATAATATTAATAATATTATTGATAGTAATGAGAGTATTGATAATATTATTACTAGTACTGATAATATTGGTGATGAAAAAGATAATTCAATTATTAGTGATTCAATTGATAATGGTTTGATGGAAAAAATTAAAAATTTTGTTTTGGAAAATGAAAGTAAAAATATTGAAAATCCTTTTAATTTAAGTTATGAAGATCTATTAGAAAAGAAAGTAGATTTGTTAAGTTTACTAAAAGATGGTGATAGATATTTACTCGCAATTAACCATCAGATTAAAGAAGAAGACATTAGAATAATGAAAATTTTTAATAATTTACCTAAGAAAGAAAAAGAGAAACATGGAAAGAATAAAGATACAATAAACGTATTTAAAGAATTTAATCTTAATGTGGAAGTTAAAGTAATAAAAGAAATGCAAAAATATGTCAATTTTTGTCATGGATTATGTCAAAAGAGAAATAAATTTAATTGA
- a CDS encoding metallophosphoesterase family protein — protein sequence MNILAISDVHGNENNKLYSYLNDNKIDLLIVSGDITNFGPVDFVEYFINKLSEYVTEIFAIPGNCDPDDVERNIIDSNAVCIHNTVIEYENLVLYGFGGSNPTPFDTPGEFDEDTLYKSIKSVLESKNIDSVKESTDEFPYGKIPILVTHAPPKNTEADKIADGSHVGSEAIRRIIEEYKPSLNICGHIHEAMSMDMLDDTVIINPGMLEGGHGCLIEVDKNNNIIANFIKL from the coding sequence TTGAATATTCTAGCTATTAGTGATGTTCATGGTAATGAAAATAATAAGCTATATTCTTATTTAAATGATAATAAAATTGATTTATTGATTGTTTCTGGAGATATAACTAATTTTGGACCTGTAGATTTTGTAGAATACTTTATTAATAAACTATCTGAGTATGTAACTGAAATTTTTGCTATTCCTGGAAATTGTGATCCTGATGATGTAGAAAGAAATATAATTGATTCTAATGCTGTTTGTATTCATAATACTGTAATTGAATATGAAAATTTAGTTTTATATGGTTTTGGAGGGTCTAATCCTACACCTTTTGATACTCCTGGTGAATTTGATGAAGATACTCTTTATAAATCTATTAAATCTGTTTTAGAATCAAAAAATATTGATTCTGTAAAAGAATCAACCGATGAATTTCCATATGGAAAAATCCCAATTTTAGTTACTCATGCTCCTCCTAAGAATACAGAAGCAGATAAGATTGCTGATGGTTCTCATGTAGGGAGTGAAGCTATTAGAAGAATCATAGAAGAATATAAGCCTAGCTTAAATATATGTGGTCATATACATGAAGCAATGTCTATGGATATGTTGGATGATACTGTAATTATTAATCCTGGAATGCTTGAGGGGGGCCATGGATGTTTAATTGAAGTGGATAAAAATAATAACATTATAGCTAATTTTATTAAATTATAA
- a CDS encoding MFS transporter encodes MVNVHEFLKDIPRTISNTFENNTSEDNGISEDKKIFEDKNKNISSFNLNGNEDGILKKDSSKNLIIFLAALTSFITAFSTSAIAVALPAIASQFSINAILQNWLATSFLLSIAIFSVPFGKLAGKYGLKKFFIFGILIFFVGSVGASISFSAYHLIFFRVIQGIAASMLNIASLAMVTEALPPKERGKGIGITISSVYIGLTLAPVLGGILTKNLGWPSIFYLTLPLLIIPLAILIFKVKNEWVTGKEDPFDFIGTFVYSIGILLFMYGFTILNQLTGVFLTVFGLILLAGFAFWELRQKFPVFHVEFFKNLKFSSSTLAALISYLATFIVTYILNYHLQYIRHMDPQTTGLILIVTPALMALIAPFSGKLSDKIEPQKLASLGMVFVTVAIFILIFLDKSMPLYVIVASMVLQGIGYGIFSSPNTNSIMGSVPRKFASLASATVSTVRVIGQTMSLGMLTVIFAVIMGSVPIIPRYFSLLILSSQIACVFSTVLCFIAVIASLVGMKSNKKMIG; translated from the coding sequence ATGGTAAATGTTCATGAGTTTCTAAAAGATATTCCTAGAACTATTAGCAATACTTTTGAAAATAATACTTCTGAAGATAATGGTATTTCTGAGGATAAAAAGATTTTTGAAGATAAAAATAAGAATATTTCTTCTTTTAACTTAAATGGAAATGAAGATGGTATTTTGAAGAAAGATTCTTCAAAAAACTTAATTATTTTTTTAGCAGCATTAACATCTTTTATCACAGCATTTTCAACATCTGCTATAGCTGTTGCTCTTCCAGCTATAGCTAGTCAGTTTTCTATAAATGCTATTCTTCAAAATTGGTTAGCTACATCTTTTTTACTTTCTATAGCTATATTTTCAGTTCCATTTGGTAAATTAGCAGGTAAATATGGATTGAAAAAATTTTTTATATTCGGAATATTGATTTTCTTTGTAGGGTCTGTTGGAGCATCTATTTCATTTTCTGCTTATCATTTAATATTTTTTAGAGTTATTCAAGGAATTGCAGCATCTATGTTAAATATAGCTTCTCTTGCAATGGTAACTGAAGCTTTACCTCCTAAAGAAAGAGGAAAGGGGATTGGAATAACAATATCTAGTGTTTATATTGGATTAACTCTTGCACCTGTTTTAGGAGGAATATTGACTAAAAATTTAGGATGGCCTAGTATTTTTTATCTTACTTTACCTTTATTAATTATACCATTAGCTATATTAATATTTAAGGTTAAAAATGAATGGGTCACTGGTAAAGAAGATCCATTTGATTTTATAGGTACGTTTGTTTATTCTATTGGAATACTTTTATTTATGTATGGTTTTACTATATTGAATCAGTTAACTGGAGTATTTTTAACAGTTTTTGGTTTGATTCTTTTAGCAGGGTTTGCTTTTTGGGAATTAAGACAGAAATTTCCCGTTTTTCATGTTGAGTTTTTTAAGAATTTAAAATTTTCTTCATCTACATTAGCAGCTTTAATAAGTTATCTAGCTACTTTTATAGTAACTTATATATTGAATTATCATTTACAGTATATAAGGCATATGGATCCTCAAACAACTGGTTTGATTCTGATTGTTACTCCTGCACTCATGGCATTAATTGCACCATTTTCAGGTAAACTATCTGATAAGATTGAGCCTCAAAAACTCGCATCTTTAGGTATGGTTTTTGTTACAGTGGCTATCTTTATCTTAATATTTTTAGATAAATCTATGCCTTTATATGTTATTGTAGCTTCTATGGTATTACAAGGTATTGGTTATGGGATATTTTCTTCACCGAATACTAATTCGATTATGGGTTCAGTTCCAAGGAAGTTTGCATCTCTCGCATCTGCAACTGTTTCTACAGTGCGGGTTATTGGTCAGACAATGAGTTTAGGTATGCTTACTGTTATTTTTGCCGTGATAATGGGCTCGGTTCCGATTATTCCTAGATATTTCTCACTTTTAATACTAAGTTCTCAAATAGCTTGTGTATTTTCCACTGTTCTTTGTTTCATAGCTGTTATAGCTTCTTTGGTAGGGATGAAATCTAATAAAAAAATGATTGGCTGA
- the hdrB gene encoding CoB--CoM heterodisulfide reductase subunit B, translating to MEIAYFLGCIMNNRYPGIEKATRILFDKLDIELNDMAGASCCPAPGVFGSFDKKTWASIAARNITIAEDMGYDIMTECNGCFGSLFETNHMLKHDNEMKNEINEVLAETGREYKGSIEVKHLAQILYNDIGVDKLSELVTNPLDLNVAVHYGCHFLRPSDEIQIDNAEKPTILDELVESTGAKSVPYKDKMMCCGAGGGLRSRDLDVTASFTKEKLDNMTAAGVDAIVDVCPFCHLQFDVGQTEVNKMYNTDFGIPVFHLAQLLGLAFGLGADELTLDSHLIDSAPALAKIVASSDKITGGE from the coding sequence ATGGAAATCGCATATTTCTTAGGTTGTATTATGAACAACCGTTATCCTGGTATTGAAAAAGCAACAAGAATTTTATTTGATAAACTTGATATAGAACTCAATGATATGGCTGGAGCTTCCTGTTGTCCTGCTCCTGGTGTATTTGGTTCTTTTGATAAAAAAACATGGGCTTCTATCGCTGCTCGTAATATTACTATTGCAGAAGATATGGGCTATGACATAATGACTGAATGTAATGGATGTTTCGGATCTTTATTTGAAACTAACCATATGCTAAAACATGATAATGAAATGAAAAATGAAATTAATGAAGTTTTAGCTGAAACTGGTAGGGAATATAAAGGTTCTATTGAAGTAAAACACCTTGCTCAAATTTTATACAATGATATTGGTGTTGACAAACTTTCTGAATTAGTAACCAACCCATTAGATTTAAATGTAGCTGTCCACTATGGATGCCACTTTTTAAGACCATCTGATGAGATTCAAATTGATAATGCAGAAAAACCAACTATTTTAGATGAATTAGTTGAATCTACTGGTGCTAAATCTGTACCTTACAAAGACAAAATGATGTGTTGTGGTGCAGGTGGAGGTCTTAGATCTAGAGATTTAGATGTAACTGCAAGCTTTACTAAAGAAAAACTTGATAATATGACTGCAGCAGGTGTAGATGCTATTGTAGATGTTTGTCCATTCTGTCACTTACAATTTGACGTAGGTCAAACTGAAGTAAACAAAATGTATAATACTGATTTTGGTATTCCTGTTTTCCATTTAGCTCAACTATTAGGATTAGCATTTGGATTAGGTGCTGATGAGTTAACTTTAGATTCTCATTTAATTGATTCTGCTCCAGCACTTGCAAAAATAGTTGCTAGTTCTGATAAAATTACTGGTGGAGAATAA